One Nocardioides oleivorans DNA segment encodes these proteins:
- a CDS encoding S1C family serine protease, whose protein sequence is MTTSTTPRSWRRRGAAIAAASLLTVTGVAMPAAAAAPRHPDVVQADSTWPYAGRGGDPYGRSYGGGWSVPGATTATTTAGLDVSTATAEQSAGLVLVTSTLGYDQGTAAGSGIVVDSDTIVTNHHVVEGATTVEVTVATTGETYDATVVGTDSARDIAVLRLDDASALTPVTTDTDVSVGDAVTAVGDAGGDGGDLTAAAGTVTALRTSIDVADEQTGESTELARLIEIDADIIGGDSGGALLDADGDVVGMNVAASSGTADITGYVIPIARVLRIADRILDGDEGGSIVIGQGGMLGITTADTTSGPTVAGVVTDSPAASLGLEAGDLVTAVDGTPVTTAEELGDLIGARDAGEKVTVTWTDSSGAQQSGTATLAQGVVQ, encoded by the coding sequence ATGACCACGTCCACCACCCCCCGCAGCTGGCGCCGGCGCGGCGCCGCCATCGCCGCCGCCTCGCTCCTCACGGTGACCGGGGTCGCGATGCCCGCCGCGGCTGCCGCGCCACGGCACCCGGACGTCGTACAGGCCGACAGCACGTGGCCGTACGCCGGCCGGGGCGGCGACCCGTACGGCCGCTCCTACGGCGGGGGCTGGTCGGTGCCGGGTGCGACGACCGCGACCACGACCGCCGGGCTCGACGTCTCCACGGCGACCGCCGAGCAGTCGGCCGGGCTGGTCCTCGTCACCTCGACGCTGGGCTACGACCAGGGCACGGCCGCCGGCAGCGGGATCGTCGTCGACAGCGACACGATCGTCACCAACCACCACGTGGTCGAGGGCGCGACGACCGTCGAGGTCACCGTCGCGACGACGGGGGAGACGTACGACGCCACGGTGGTCGGGACCGACTCCGCCCGCGACATCGCGGTGCTGCGGCTCGACGACGCGTCCGCCCTGACGCCCGTCACCACCGACACCGACGTCTCGGTCGGCGACGCGGTGACCGCCGTCGGCGACGCGGGCGGTGACGGCGGCGACCTCACCGCGGCCGCCGGCACGGTGACCGCGCTGCGCACGAGCATCGACGTCGCGGACGAGCAGACCGGGGAGTCGACCGAGCTGGCGAGGCTGATCGAGATCGACGCCGACATCATCGGCGGCGACTCCGGCGGTGCGCTGCTCGACGCGGACGGCGACGTCGTCGGCATGAACGTCGCCGCCTCCAGCGGCACGGCCGACATCACCGGCTACGTCATCCCGATCGCGCGCGTGCTGCGGATCGCCGACCGGATCCTCGACGGCGACGAGGGCGGCAGCATCGTCATCGGCCAGGGCGGGATGCTCGGGATCACGACCGCCGACACCACCTCCGGCCCCACGGTCGCGGGCGTCGTCACCGACAGTCCCGCCGCCTCGCTGGGGCTCGAGGCCGGAGACCTGGTCACGGCGGTCGACGGCACCCCGGTCACCACGGCCGAGGAGCTCGGCGACCTGATCGGCGCCCGCGACGCGGGCGAGAAGGTGACGGTGACCTGGACCGACAGCTCAGGCGCCCAGCAGTCGGGCACGGCGACGCTGGCGCAGGGCGTGGTGCAGTGA
- a CDS encoding lysophospholipid acyltransferase has protein sequence MAAVRRIREVARAALPRAVGERLPAAPPQEVGELLSDERFLAAVKEQAASQDRSESEVLEEVEGYLHEMSAAHDDRASQGWARMGEWFLRAYDVLVDEDQVQQLRKVDRTHSLALAFSHRSYLDGMVIPNVLMARRFSPTYTFGGANLNLPLIGSVASRTGVIFIRRATQEIPVYRLALRSYIRQMVTNKRNLAWSIEGGRTRTGKLRPPVHGILKYLTDTVDGADAPDVQVVPVSVVYDQLHEVTLMTEEARGASKTPEDWRWLVKFARLQRNRLGRAYLTVGEPFSLKERMGELAADGVTGHAAVERVALDISHRLNRATPVTVTAIVSLALLGADRALTVDEVLDTVEPLATYIEARRWPVAGAADLRDRSTIRRALTELTRSEVLTAYDQGTEPVWTIADDKHLVAAFYRNTVIHILVERAIGELSLLTVSELGPDAELPEGGELQVGWDEAKRMRDLLKFEFFFPARAGFEDDLRTELELLVGEDVTRLTPVRARELLVTARPHLAHLVLRPFLDAYLVVADRLADRGDAAVDEDDLLADALAVGRQWALQRRVASFESISLELFRTALALARHRGLLEGADGVGTAREAFAAELRDSVRRVNIIGEIAADVAPSIVPQPRRQETV, from the coding sequence ATGGCTGCCGTACGTCGAATCCGTGAGGTCGCCCGCGCAGCGCTGCCCCGGGCGGTCGGGGAGCGCCTGCCGGCCGCGCCGCCGCAGGAGGTCGGCGAGCTGCTGAGCGACGAGCGTTTCCTGGCCGCCGTGAAGGAGCAGGCCGCCAGCCAGGACCGCAGCGAGTCGGAGGTCCTCGAGGAGGTCGAGGGCTACCTCCACGAGATGTCGGCGGCGCACGACGACCGTGCCTCGCAGGGCTGGGCGCGGATGGGCGAGTGGTTCCTCAGGGCGTACGACGTCCTGGTGGACGAGGACCAGGTGCAGCAGCTCCGCAAGGTCGACCGGACGCACTCCCTCGCCCTCGCCTTCAGCCACCGGTCCTACCTCGACGGCATGGTCATCCCCAACGTGCTGATGGCGCGGCGGTTCTCTCCGACCTACACCTTCGGCGGGGCCAACCTCAACCTGCCGCTCATCGGCTCGGTGGCCAGCCGGACGGGCGTCATCTTCATCCGGCGGGCCACCCAGGAGATCCCGGTCTACCGGCTCGCGCTGAGGTCCTACATCCGCCAGATGGTGACCAACAAGCGCAACCTCGCCTGGTCCATCGAGGGCGGTCGCACCCGCACCGGCAAGCTCCGGCCGCCGGTGCACGGGATCCTGAAGTACCTCACCGACACGGTGGACGGGGCCGACGCCCCTGACGTGCAGGTCGTCCCGGTCTCGGTCGTCTACGACCAGCTCCACGAGGTCACGCTGATGACCGAGGAGGCGCGGGGCGCCAGCAAGACGCCGGAGGACTGGCGCTGGCTGGTGAAGTTCGCCCGGCTCCAGCGCAACCGGCTCGGCCGGGCCTACCTCACCGTCGGTGAGCCGTTCTCGCTGAAGGAGCGGATGGGCGAGCTCGCCGCCGACGGTGTCACCGGGCACGCCGCGGTCGAGCGCGTCGCGCTCGACATCTCGCACCGGCTCAACCGCGCCACGCCCGTGACCGTCACCGCGATCGTCAGCCTCGCGCTCCTCGGCGCCGACCGGGCGCTGACCGTCGACGAGGTGCTCGACACCGTCGAGCCGCTCGCCACCTACATCGAGGCCCGCCGCTGGCCCGTCGCCGGCGCCGCCGACCTCCGGGACCGCTCGACGATCCGCCGTGCGCTCACCGAGCTGACCCGCAGCGAGGTGCTGACGGCGTACGACCAGGGCACCGAGCCGGTCTGGACGATCGCCGACGACAAGCACCTGGTCGCCGCGTTCTACCGCAACACCGTCATCCACATCCTCGTCGAGCGCGCGATCGGTGAGCTGTCGCTGCTCACGGTCAGCGAGCTGGGCCCGGACGCCGAGCTGCCAGAGGGCGGCGAGCTGCAGGTGGGCTGGGACGAGGCCAAGCGGATGCGCGACCTGCTCAAGTTCGAGTTCTTCTTCCCGGCCCGTGCCGGCTTCGAGGACGACCTGCGCACCGAGCTCGAGCTGCTGGTGGGCGAGGACGTCACCCGGCTCACGCCCGTGCGCGCCCGCGAGCTGCTGGTCACCGCCCGGCCGCACCTCGCCCACCTCGTGCTGCGTCCGTTCCTCGACGCCTACCTCGTCGTCGCCGACCGCCTCGCCGACCGCGGCGACGCGGCGGTCGACGAGGACGACCTGCTCGCCGACGCCCTCGCGGTCGGCCGGCAGTGGGCGCTCCAGCGGCGGGTCGCGAGCTTCGAGTCCATCTCGCTCGAGCTCTTCCGCACCGCGCTCGCGCTCGCCCGCCACCGCGGGCTGCTCGAGGGTGCCGACGGTGTCGGCACCGCGCGCGAGGCGTTCGCCGCCGAGCTCCGCGACTCGGTCCGCCGGGTCAACATCATCGGCGAGATCGCCGCCGACGTGGCTCCCTCGATCGTCCCCCAGCCGCGCCGGCAGGAGACCGTGTGA
- a CDS encoding HAD-IB family hydrolase, with the protein MSGLSAEVRAAIEAIEAGPQGPSVGAFFDLDGTLVAGYTAATFYGDRLKGREVSPAEFVRTVVTAVDGELGGDPTKIAHVAFSAMRGESEEAFADLGERLFRSKIAGTVRRESRALVAAHQRAGHTVAVASAATSYQVRPVARDLGVEHLVCTQLVVEDGQFTGATDGPMLWGRHKASGVRRFAKAHDVDLAQSYAYGNGYEDVAFLSSVGHPTALNPHRDLRSAAARLGWPVLDLTDPVGGSLLAAGRTVAALAGMNAGVTAGIAYGLARGDRREGRNLAVKLATRIPMAVAGVTLDVLHQERLWTHRPAIFVANHQSSLDIPVLGRLLERDFTIVAKKEARWDPRAIVGSVVIDPAWIDRSDSGSARATLDGVVERIRGGTSLMIFPEGTRSPTPVLGPFRKGAFHLAAQAGVPIVPVVLRNTGELMGRSSLVLNPGVVDVCVLEPETDWSTDDMSERIAALHAKFEATLARWPS; encoded by the coding sequence ATGAGCGGCCTGTCCGCGGAGGTCCGGGCGGCGATCGAGGCGATCGAGGCGGGACCGCAGGGCCCGTCCGTCGGCGCCTTCTTCGACCTCGACGGCACCCTCGTCGCGGGCTACACCGCCGCCACCTTCTACGGAGACCGGCTCAAGGGCCGCGAGGTCTCGCCGGCCGAGTTCGTCCGCACCGTCGTCACCGCCGTCGACGGCGAGCTCGGTGGCGACCCGACGAAGATCGCCCACGTCGCGTTCTCCGCGATGCGCGGCGAGTCCGAGGAGGCCTTCGCCGACCTCGGTGAGCGGCTCTTCCGCTCCAAGATCGCCGGCACCGTCCGGCGCGAGTCGCGCGCCCTCGTCGCCGCGCACCAGCGGGCCGGCCACACGGTCGCGGTCGCCTCGGCCGCGACGTCGTACCAGGTCCGGCCCGTCGCGCGGGACCTCGGCGTCGAGCACCTGGTCTGCACGCAGCTCGTCGTCGAGGACGGCCAGTTCACCGGTGCCACCGACGGCCCGATGCTGTGGGGCCGGCACAAGGCGAGCGGCGTACGACGCTTCGCGAAGGCGCACGACGTCGACCTCGCGCAGTCCTACGCCTACGGCAACGGCTACGAGGACGTCGCCTTCCTCTCCTCGGTCGGCCACCCGACCGCGCTCAACCCGCACCGCGACCTCCGCTCCGCGGCGGCCCGCCTCGGCTGGCCGGTCCTCGACCTCACCGACCCGGTCGGCGGGTCGCTCCTCGCCGCCGGACGCACCGTCGCGGCGCTCGCCGGGATGAACGCGGGCGTGACGGCAGGCATCGCCTACGGGCTCGCCCGCGGTGACCGACGCGAGGGCCGCAACCTCGCCGTCAAGCTCGCCACCCGGATCCCCATGGCCGTCGCCGGAGTGACGCTGGACGTCCTCCACCAGGAGCGCCTCTGGACCCACCGGCCGGCGATCTTCGTGGCCAACCACCAGAGCTCGCTCGACATCCCCGTCCTGGGGCGGCTGCTCGAGCGCGACTTCACGATCGTGGCCAAGAAGGAGGCGCGCTGGGACCCGCGCGCCATCGTCGGCTCGGTCGTGATCGACCCGGCCTGGATCGACCGCTCCGACTCCGGCTCGGCCCGGGCGACGCTCGACGGGGTCGTCGAGCGCATCCGCGGCGGTACCTCGCTGATGATCTTCCCGGAGGGCACGCGATCGCCGACGCCCGTGCTCGGTCCGTTCCGCAAGGGCGCGTTCCACCTCGCTGCGCAGGCAGGCGTGCCGATCGTGCCCGTCGTGCTCCGCAACACCGGCGAGCTGATGGGCCGCAGCTCGCTCGTGCTCAACCCCGGCGTCGTCGACGTCTGCGTCCTCGAGCCCGAGACCGACTGGAGCACAGACGACATGTCCGAGCGGATCGCCGCGCTGCACGCGAAGTTCGAGGCGACCCTCGCGAGGTGGCCGTCGTGA
- a CDS encoding wax ester/triacylglycerol synthase domain-containing protein, which produces MTTEDFERWGGAAGWSTRADLTPVETLMWRSERHPVQSSTSVVVIDLDRAPDWKRLVAATDWGTRLVRRLRQRVVDPVVPTAAPTWADDPTFDLGYHLRRERVADRDEMLAQAAQLALRPFDRTRPLWEGVLYELPEGAAYVLKIHHVLADPLGTVQLLAMLQSGKRAHTARKPVGEVDDPTSVDPVELALTGLRTDVAALPEAALDAARRLATTRPQTVLASALRYGASVRRLLTHAAPASPELSPRTGKRWTFLTLDAPLEPIRAVAKQGGGTLDDAAVALVLGGLARYHRRRDSELAELPVGVRVSLDRADDLGNRFAGAVISGPLAIDDPVDRVAAVRGEVLSLHTERALEVLDAVAPAINRTPSFVGAGALRLAVAPDAFVTTLPGPPRKRFMAGAQVEGMYVLGPLPGAALTVVLTTVGDTACVGVNVDASAVADVAALEECLREEVGSFAVGQPVGPT; this is translated from the coding sequence GTGACGACCGAGGACTTCGAACGATGGGGTGGCGCCGCGGGCTGGTCGACCCGTGCCGACCTGACGCCCGTCGAGACCCTGATGTGGCGCTCCGAGCGCCACCCGGTCCAGTCGTCGACCTCCGTCGTGGTGATCGACCTCGACCGTGCCCCCGACTGGAAGCGCCTCGTCGCTGCGACCGACTGGGGCACCCGGCTCGTACGACGTCTCCGCCAGCGCGTCGTCGACCCGGTCGTCCCGACCGCCGCGCCGACCTGGGCCGACGACCCGACCTTCGACCTCGGCTACCACCTCCGCCGCGAGCGGGTCGCGGACCGCGACGAGATGCTGGCCCAGGCGGCCCAGCTCGCGCTGCGGCCCTTCGACCGCACGCGCCCGCTGTGGGAGGGGGTGCTCTACGAGCTGCCGGAGGGAGCGGCGTACGTCCTCAAGATCCACCACGTGCTGGCCGACCCGCTCGGCACCGTGCAGCTGCTCGCGATGCTCCAGTCCGGCAAGCGCGCCCACACCGCGCGCAAGCCGGTCGGCGAGGTCGACGACCCCACGTCCGTCGACCCGGTCGAGCTCGCCCTCACCGGCCTCCGGACGGACGTGGCGGCCCTCCCGGAGGCTGCGCTCGACGCCGCGAGGCGGCTCGCGACGACCCGGCCGCAGACCGTGCTGGCGTCGGCGCTGCGCTACGGCGCGTCCGTGCGCCGTCTCCTGACCCACGCCGCTCCCGCCTCGCCCGAGCTGTCGCCGCGCACCGGGAAGAGGTGGACCTTCCTCACCCTCGACGCCCCGCTCGAGCCCATCCGCGCGGTCGCGAAGCAGGGTGGCGGGACGCTCGACGACGCCGCGGTCGCGCTGGTGCTCGGCGGCCTCGCCCGCTACCACCGACGACGTGACAGCGAGCTGGCCGAGCTCCCCGTCGGCGTACGCGTCTCGCTCGACCGCGCCGACGACCTCGGCAACCGCTTCGCCGGCGCGGTGATCTCCGGACCGCTCGCGATCGACGACCCGGTCGACCGGGTGGCCGCCGTCCGCGGCGAGGTGCTGTCGCTCCACACCGAGCGGGCGCTGGAGGTGCTCGACGCGGTCGCGCCTGCGATCAACCGCACGCCGTCGTTCGTCGGCGCCGGGGCGCTCCGCCTCGCAGTCGCGCCCGACGCCTTCGTGACGACGCTGCCCGGTCCGCCACGGAAGCGATTCATGGCCGGGGCGCAGGTCGAGGGGATGTACGTCCTCGGGCCGCTGCCCGGCGCAGCACTGACCGTCGTGCTCACGACCGTCGGCGACACCGCCTGCGTCGGGGTCAACGTCGACGCCAGCGCGGTCGCCGACGTCGCAG